One Trichoderma asperellum chromosome 5, complete sequence genomic region harbors:
- a CDS encoding uncharacterized protein (EggNog:ENOG41~SECRETED:SignalP(1-20)) encodes MELIPRLLLVGLVLACFANAIDNGIVERPTIASPPPWRGSGVLSYVSSSDAYETPIPSADEYASLEPYSFHDTAYPVPGVSHSSYTPHPQYSAIVTVRTTTWVLSRSTTITSIIRETYYSTLTDIESSVEAGTVTVTKTETTNSPSPADCTTASDYVSVYGGGCSSSSSSSSSSSFSSTIATMTWSPEVTAYPPPSSSDDERASPASTSTTSSASTTTTATPSSGNETPPVVTGGGRPAPEAAEVRTLGVVAALLAVLL; translated from the exons ATGGAATTAATTCCAAGACTTCTTCTCGTTGGGCTTGTCCTAGCATGCTTTGCCAACGCAATCGACAATGGCATCGTAGAAAG ACCAACCATTGCTTCACCACCGCCATGGCGAGGTTCAGGAGTACTATCCTACGTCTCCTCTTCAGACGCCTACGAGACCCCAATCCCATCCGCAGACGAATACGCCTCTCTGGAACCATATTCATTCCACGACACAGCGTATCCTGTCCCAGGCGTCTCCCACTCATCTTATACGCCTCATCCCCAATATTCAGCCATTGTAACCGTCAGAACCACCACATGGGTGCTCTCTCGCTCGACGACAATCACAAGTATAATCCGAGAGACTTATTACTCGACTCTAACCGACATCGAAAGCTCGGTCGAAGCAGGAACCGTGACGGTGACGAAGACCGAGACGACAAATTCGCCATCCCCGGCTGACTGTACAACCGCGTCCGACTATGTTTCGGTGTATGGAGGTGGatgctcgtcgtcgtcgtcttcatcgtcttcgtcgtcgttttCGAGTACCATAGCCACGATGACATGGTCGCCAGAAGTCACTGCCTATCCTCCGCCATCGAGCTCAGACGACGAACGCGCAAGCCCAGCTTCGACATCAACAACTTCATCAGCATCGACCACAACGACAGCAACACCATCCAGCGGCAATGAAACTCCACCTGTGGTTACAGGAGGAGGACGCCCAGCCCCCGAGGCAGCCGAAGTCCGCACTCTCGGTGTCGTGGCGGCGCTCCTCGCCGTGCTTCTCTAA
- a CDS encoding uncharacterized protein (EggNog:ENOG41), whose protein sequence is MSKVLFSASMSEAMSIIDAAAARTKETMSELTNVINGSLAWSGDDFKDEEAYTLQLHKEELQEVDAALQNFKSLGLDGDEVDKHNFPLPMLAPQLAQCAKDIHEGHGFFVVRGLDELRYPVEDSTVIYLGIASYVADKRGLQDKKGTVLTHVTNSKSWTVPIERRHGIHSNQALPYHNDMGCDILALQVRHSAEKGGYTYLSSVSRAFNELLSEAPSAASTLLTPEWPVQISGREPNYYLAPALTIHDGRLMASMDPNRFGPHPSYGSSNVPSLTASQLLALEKISNAAYRTELRLDLKTGDILFFNNWALLHRRDAYRDSDDTSRHMVRLWLRNSELGWSVPDSLLQPWFAAYGENGVRDRLYPLVPSPEYKLPKYSAGSAAFVIEDSDLSDSE, encoded by the exons ATGAGCAAAGTACTCTTCTCTGCCAGTATGTCTGAAGCTATGAGCATCATTGACGCAGCCGCTGCAAGAACCAAGGAAACAATGTCAGAGCTCACAAACGTGATCAATGGCTCGCTTGCTTGGTCAGGAGATGATttcaaagatgaagaagcatACACCTTGCAACTTCACAAAGAGGAACTCCAAGAAGTTGATGCGGCTCTTCAAAACTTCAAAT CCCTTGGTCTTGACGGGGATGAAGTAGACAAGCATAACTTTCCTTTGCCTATGCTTGCACCGCAACTTGCCCAGTGTGCCAAAGATATTCACGAAGGGCACGGATTCTTCGTTGTTAGAGGTCTTGATGAATTAAGATACCCTGTCGAAGATAGCACTGTCATCTACTTGGGCATAGCCAGCTATGTTGCTGATAAAAGAGGACTACAGGATAAGAAAGGAACCGTGCTCA CACACGTCACCAATTCGAAATCATGGACAGTTCCGATTGAAAGGCGCCACGGAATTCATTCCAATCAAGCTCTG CCTTATCACAATGACATGGGATGTGATATCCTAGCTCTTCAAGTTCGGCACAGCGCAGAAAAAGGGGGGTATACGTACCTAAGCTCAGTCAGCAGAGCTTTCAATGAATTGCTCTCTGAAGCTCCCTCAGCGGCATCGACTTTATTAACTCCAGAATGGCCTGTGCAAAT TTCAGGCCGTGAACCAAATTATTACTTGGCGCCTGCTCTCACGATCCATGACGGCAGATTGATGGCAAGCATGGATCCAAATCGATTCGGACCTCATCCATCGTACGGATCATCCAACGTGCCAAGTTTAACGGCGTCACAGCTATTGGCTCTTGAAAAAATATCAAATGCCGCCTATCGCACAGAGCTACGGCTTGATCTTAAAACAGGAGATATCCTATTCTTCAACAACTGGGCCTTGCTCCATCGACGCGATGCTTATAGAGACAGTGATGATACCTCCCGCCACATGGTCAGACTTTGGCTACGAAATTCGGAGCTAGGCTGGTCAGTTCCAGACTCCTTACTGCAGCCATGGTTTGCTGCTTATGGAGAAAATGGAGTTCGAGACAGGCTCTACCCCTTGGTTCCATCACCAGAATACAAACTGCCCAAATATTCTGCGGGCTCCGCAGCATTTGTGATTGAGGACAGCGATCTTTCTGATTCCGAGTAG